TATCCAGACGCTGCCGTTGCCGGATCTTCTCGCAGATCTTCTCTAATCGGTAGGGAATTTCGGGAATGAGAATGATATGGGCCCCCCCCGCAATACCGGCAGCCAGGGCGATATGGCCGGCATCTCTACCCATAACTTCTAGAATCATCACCCGGTTATGACTAGCGGCGGTAAAATGGAGGCGATCGAGGGCTTCTGTGGCGATATTAGTAGCTGTATCGAAGCCGATGGACACTTCTGTGGCTCCCACATCATTATCGATGGTTTTGGGGATACCGATCAGATTAATGCCTCCCTGTTGGGCAATACGGCGCAAAATCGCCAGACTACCATCGCCACCGATGCCGATCAGGGCATCCAGTCCCAGACTATGATAGCCGTCAATGATGTCCTGAGAGCGATCGATCAGGGTTCCATCGGGCATCGGGAAAGCGAAGGGATCCCCCTTATTGGTAGTACCGAGAATTGTTCCTCCCATCACCAACAGGCGATCAACTCCTTCAATATCAAAGATCGTGGTTTTGGGGGGACGGTTAACTAATCCGTTCGTTGCTTCTCGAATACCCACCACTTCCCAACCATAATTGCCACTGGCATGGTGGACAACGGCACGAATGGCGGCATTTAAACCCGCACAGTCGCCACCACTGGTGAGCAGTCCAATTCGTTTTTTTTCACCCATAGGTTTTTGTCAGGAGATTAACAAGTCTATATTTAGAGAAAAGTTGCGGATAATGCCTGAAAATTAAGAAAGTTTCTAGATCGTCCCTGACAGCTAGGGGAAAAAACCGAAAAGTTTCCCCCCATCCCCTCAGTAATCGATCACGAGCAGGGTATGCAGGGCAAAACGGATTCCCATTATACTAGAAAGTATATAGCAATATTAGGGCATTTGTCAACCCTAATATACAAGAAATTTTCTGATAACTGATAGCCAATCAATTTAACTATTTACTGCTTGCTGAAGACGGGATAGATCCCAACCTTTTTGATTGAGAAGTAGCCAAGACTGCATTAAATCTGGACCGTGTAACTCCCCCATCAAAGCGGCCCGCAGAGACTTCATCACTAGACCTTTTTTAACCCGATGGGCTTTAGTTGTGGTCTCCACAATTCCCTTAGCAACTTCTCCGGTCAAATCGGGAGTAATAGCGGCGAGAATATCCTTGATAATATCCTTAACTCCTTCTAATTGTAATTGACTTAAAGCCTCCTGATTATAATTAGCCAGAGGGGTTAAAAGTAAACGACTTTCGGCGACAGCATCGCTTAAACGAGTTAAACTCGGACCGATGAGAGTAGCCAAACCGATCAACCAAGCTCGATCGGTTTCAGCATCAAAATTATACCCTGCTTCTTGCCAGTAAGGGAGAAGTAAAGGCACTAATTCTTCACCGGTTAAACGATGGAGATATTGACTATTAATCCAATCCAGTTTAGTCCAGTCAAATTTTGCCCCCGCTTTATTTACCCGTTCTAAACTAAACACTTCTGCGGCCGTTTCAAGGGTAAAAATTTCTTCAGTGGAATCGGGGG
This portion of the Microcystis aeruginosa NIES-2549 genome encodes:
- a CDS encoding ATP-dependent 6-phosphofructokinase encodes the protein MGEKKRIGLLTSGGDCAGLNAAIRAVVHHASGNYGWEVVGIREATNGLVNRPPKTTIFDIEGVDRLLVMGGTILGTTNKGDPFAFPMPDGTLIDRSQDIIDGYHSLGLDALIGIGGDGSLAILRRIAQQGGINLIGIPKTIDNDVGATEVSIGFDTATNIATEALDRLHFTAASHNRVMILEVMGRDAGHIALAAGIAGGAHIILIPEIPYRLEKICEKIRQRQRLDKQFSLIIVSEAVRTETGNRLVQKEALGEDRLGGIGRYLAEEIARETGAETRVTFLGHIQRGGIPSPMDRLLGAAFGVAAVDLIARGEFDRMVAWQNRQVVSVPIEEAIKTYRVVDPEETLVKTARGLGICLGD